A stretch of the Streptomyces sp. NBC_00078 genome encodes the following:
- the iolC gene encoding 5-dehydro-2-deoxygluconokinase, giving the protein MAESVQPFDLITMGRIGVDLYPLQSGVGLAKVETFGKFLGGSATNVAVAAARLGRSTAVITRTGDDPFGTYLHEALKEFGVDDRWVAPVAAYPTPVTFCEIFPPDDFPLYFYRQPKAPDLEIHTEELDFFAIRATRVFWITGTGLSEEPSRSATLAALKARDRAGTTVFDLDWRPVLWNDAAWKDPEEARPYYAEALRHATVAVGNLDECEVATGVREPRACAEALLAAGVELAVVKQGPKGVLAVHRDGTTAEIPPVPVEVANGLGAGDAFGGALVHGLLSGWELAEIVRYANAAGALVASRLACSSAMPTEAEVEDLLARTTA; this is encoded by the coding sequence ATGGCCGAGTCAGTCCAGCCCTTCGACTTGATCACTATGGGCCGTATCGGGGTGGATCTCTACCCCCTGCAGTCGGGCGTGGGCCTGGCGAAGGTCGAGACCTTCGGCAAGTTCCTCGGCGGTTCGGCGACGAATGTGGCGGTTGCGGCCGCAAGGCTCGGCCGCTCCACCGCGGTGATCACCCGTACCGGGGACGATCCCTTCGGCACCTATCTGCACGAGGCGCTGAAGGAGTTCGGCGTCGACGACCGCTGGGTCGCGCCCGTCGCCGCCTACCCGACACCGGTGACCTTCTGCGAGATCTTCCCTCCGGACGACTTCCCTCTCTACTTCTACCGGCAGCCTAAAGCCCCTGACCTGGAGATACACACCGAGGAGCTCGACTTCTTCGCCATTCGGGCGACCCGGGTCTTCTGGATCACCGGCACCGGACTGAGCGAGGAGCCGAGCCGCTCGGCCACACTCGCCGCCCTCAAGGCGCGCGACAGGGCGGGGACGACCGTCTTCGACCTCGACTGGCGGCCAGTGCTGTGGAACGACGCGGCCTGGAAGGACCCGGAGGAGGCCCGCCCGTACTACGCGGAGGCGCTGCGGCACGCCACGGTCGCCGTCGGCAACCTCGACGAGTGCGAGGTGGCCACCGGCGTCCGCGAGCCGCGAGCCTGCGCCGAGGCGCTGCTGGCGGCCGGTGTGGAGCTGGCGGTCGTCAAGCAGGGCCCCAAGGGCGTGCTCGCGGTGCACCGCGACGGCACCACCGCCGAGATTCCGCCGGTGCCGGTCGAGGTGGCCAACGGCCTCGGCGCGGGCGACGCCTTCGGCGGCGCCCTCGTCCACGGGCTGCTGTCCGGCTGGGAGTTGGCCGAAATCGTTCGGTACGCCAACGCGGCCGGTGCCCTTGTCGCCTCCCGTCTCGCCTGTTCCTCCGCGATGCCCAC